In Piliocolobus tephrosceles isolate RC106 chromosome 4, ASM277652v3, whole genome shotgun sequence, the following are encoded in one genomic region:
- the LOC111528399 gene encoding CXXC-type zinc finger protein 5 has protein sequence MSSLGGGSQDTGGSSSSNTNASGGSGSSGPKAGAADKSAAVAVAAPASVADDAPPPERRNKSGIISEPLNKSLRRSRPLSHYSSFGSSGGSGSGSMMGGESADKATAAAAAASLLANGHDLAAAMAVDKSNPTSKHKSGAVASLLSKAERATELAAEGQLTLQQFAQSTEMLKRVVQEHLPLMSEAGAGLPDMEAVAGAEALNGQSDFPYLGAFPINPGLFIMTPAGVFLAESALHMAGLAEYPMQGELASAISSGKKKRKRCGMCAPCRRRINCEQCSSCRNRKTGHQICKFRKCEELKKKPSAALEKVMLPTGAAFRWFQ, from the exons ATGTCGAGCCTCGGCGGTGGCTCCCAGGACACCGGCGGCAGTAGCAGCAGCAACACCAATGccagtggtggcagtggcagcagtggCCCAAAGGCAGGAGCAGCAGACAAGAGTGCAGCAGTGGCTGTCGCTGCACCAGCCTCAGTGGCAGATGACGCACCACCCCCCGAGCGTCGGAACAAGAGTGGTATCATCAGTGAGCCCCTCAACAAGAGCCTGCGCCGCTCCCGCCCGCTCTCCCACTACTCTTCTTTTGgcagcagtggtggcagtggcagtggcagcatGATGGGCGGGGAGTCTGCTGACAAGGCCACTGCAGCTGCAGCCGCTGCCTCCCTGTTGGCCAATGGGCATGACCTGGCAGCGGCCATGGCAGTGGACAAAAGCAACCCTACCTCAAAGCACAAAAGTGGTGCTGTGGCCAGCCTGCTGAGCAAGGCAGAGCGGGCCACGGAGCTGGCAGCCGAGGGACAGCTGACGCTGCAGCAGTTTGCGCAGTCCACGGAGATGCTGAAGCGCGTGGTGCAGGAGCACCTCCCGCTGATGAGCGAGGCGGGTGCTGGCCTGCCTGAcatggaggctgtggcaggtgccGAAGCCCTCAATGGCCAGTCCGACTTCCCCTACCTGGGCGCTTTCCCCATCAACCCAGGCCTCTTCATTATGACCCCGGCAGGTGTGTTCCTGGCCGAGAGCGCGCTGCACATGGCGGGCCTGGCCGAGTACCCCATGCAGGGAGAGCTGGCTTCTGCCATCAGCTCCGGCAAGAAGAAGCGGAAACGCTGCGGCATGTGCGCACCCTGCCGGCGGCGCATCAACTGCGAGCAGTGCAGCAGTTGTAGGAACCGAAAGACTGGCCATCAGATTtgcaaattcagaaaatgtgagGAACTCAAAAAGAAGCCTTCCGCTGCTCTGGAG AAGGTGATGCTTCCGACAGGAGCCGCCTTCCGGTGGTTTCAGTGA